One Candidatus Edwardsbacteria bacterium DNA window includes the following coding sequences:
- a CDS encoding pyridoxal phosphate-dependent aminotransferase produces MSLSQRALGMQASPIRRLVPLADAAKQRGTHIYHLNIGQPDIATPRDIMDAIRNFGEEVLAYGPSQGLPALRQEIKKYLEKQDIMVSADDVLVTTAGSEAIIFALMAIGDPGDEILVPEPFYTNYNGFATMAGMKIVPVPTDVEEGFALPSKAEFVKRITDRTKAIMYCSPNNPTGALFSRKDLEMLADLAKEKNLWLLADEVYREFTYDGGYHTSILHIPGVEDRAIMMDSISKRFSACGARVGCVVCRNTDIMQTMLKFGQARLCPPTIEQVGAIAGYQSIDKYLKKMITEYQRRRDVVCEELVKIPGAIFKKPAGAFYIMPHLPIDDSDKFAQWMLTDFSHEGATTMVAPGDGFYATPGQGKQEVRLAYVLNEGDLRKALKVLAKGIEAYNRRK; encoded by the coding sequence ATGAGCCTGTCCCAAAGGGCCCTGGGCATGCAGGCCTCTCCCATCAGAAGATTAGTGCCGTTGGCCGACGCAGCCAAGCAGAGGGGCACCCATATCTATCATCTCAACATCGGGCAGCCGGATATCGCCACCCCCAGGGATATCATGGATGCCATCCGTAATTTCGGGGAGGAGGTGCTGGCCTACGGCCCCTCGCAGGGGCTGCCGGCCCTGAGGCAGGAGATAAAGAAATATCTGGAGAAGCAGGATATCATGGTATCAGCGGACGATGTTCTGGTGACCACTGCCGGCTCCGAGGCCATCATCTTCGCCCTGATGGCCATCGGCGATCCCGGCGACGAGATCCTGGTACCAGAGCCGTTCTACACCAACTACAACGGTTTCGCCACCATGGCCGGCATGAAGATCGTGCCGGTGCCCACCGATGTTGAGGAGGGCTTCGCCCTGCCCTCCAAGGCCGAGTTCGTCAAGCGGATCACCGATAGAACCAAGGCCATCATGTACTGTTCGCCCAATAATCCCACCGGGGCCCTCTTCTCCAGAAAAGATCTGGAGATGCTGGCTGACCTGGCCAAGGAGAAAAATCTTTGGCTGCTGGCCGACGAGGTCTACCGGGAGTTCACCTACGACGGCGGCTACCACACCAGCATACTTCACATTCCGGGGGTAGAAGATAGGGCCATCATGATGGATTCCATCTCCAAGCGTTTCTCGGCCTGCGGGGCCCGGGTGGGCTGTGTGGTCTGCCGAAATACCGATATCATGCAGACCATGCTCAAGTTCGGGCAGGCCCGGCTGTGCCCGCCCACCATCGAGCAGGTGGGGGCCATCGCCGGATACCAGAGCATAGATAAATACCTTAAAAAAATGATCACCGAATACCAGCGGCGCCGTGATGTGGTCTGCGAGGAGCTGGTCAAGATACCGGGGGCCATCTTCAAAAAGCCGGCCGGGGCTTTCTACATCATGCCTCATCTGCCGATCGACGATTCCGACAAGTTCGCCCAGTGGATGCTGACCGATTTCTCGCACGAGGGGGCCACCACCATGGTGGCCCCGGGCGACGGTTTTTATGCCACGCCGGGCCAGGGCAAGCAGGAGGTCCGCCTGGCCTATGTGCTGAATGAGGGCGACCTGCGGAAAGCCCTGAAAGTGCTGGCCAAAGGGATAGAAGCTTATAACCGCAGGAAATGA
- the dut gene encoding dUTP diphosphatase — MKTLKIKISLLSDSAQVPEYSTAHSSGMDLTAAIKKAIKIKPGRINLVPTGLALEIPPGYEGQVRPRSGLAVKYGISVVNAPGTIDADYRGEVGVILINLGKKDFIIRPGDRIAQLVISPVVKAKLVKTKSLNSTARGQGGFGHTGVGKRK, encoded by the coding sequence ATGAAAACCTTGAAAATAAAGATCTCTTTACTCTCCGATTCGGCCCAGGTGCCGGAGTATTCCACCGCCCATTCCTCCGGGATGGATCTTACGGCGGCTATCAAGAAAGCGATTAAGATAAAGCCGGGACGGATAAACCTGGTGCCCACCGGCCTGGCCCTGGAGATTCCGCCCGGCTACGAAGGGCAGGTCCGCCCCCGGAGCGGCCTGGCGGTTAAATATGGCATTTCCGTCGTCAATGCGCCGGGCACCATCGACGCCGATTATCGCGGAGAGGTGGGGGTGATCCTGATCAACCTGGGGAAGAAGGATTTTATCATCCGGCCCGGCGACAGGATTGCTCAGCTGGTGATAAGCCCGGTGGTCAAGGCGAAGCTGGTCAAAACAAAATCGCTGAATAGCACCGCCCGGGGCCAGGGCGGCTTCGGCCACACCGGCGTGGGAAAACGCAAATAG